The proteins below come from a single Gimesia alba genomic window:
- a CDS encoding PcfJ domain-containing protein, with translation MSKKKIKNKKGDISPDLRDHIQALNLKTVEEYRKWCDQHGFCNRTNKKWKVLYRERVFYERTLEEEKWIHEKRMQNKLHGMIQHICRGNLLAKDVSQSEQKILCALVYENSKRRRRPKVKTRILERVLEYLEPWTQFFEAGYVIPGLENSPFNTYLGGLFWITERYADWIRPIEKWKPRTNNARQMFASLLRHLFGYYEVPSFFDSVWFLNPSKEARQMQKWYLNTGRGIRIPIREFPIPYTRKMLHHFLQAPARHNVYQAVRYAQIKNMGGSERQIDAMLATRLGRSFEDESFWVTVIRWFIAHPILDPARYESIIGYIQYHRFGSHTFFQNQEDREQHPPILPNFTIKDRHPETLLRAVEDWQHEFEMRSNNENQTGVWEHSSINEFELYEGSDECKYLICWTIRELLDADALYIEGQKMNHCVATYASLCEEGTCSIWSLERETFDGCSKVLTIEVRNSTKTINEVRGNSNRIATAYETKILKRWADQAGLTLNLQA, from the coding sequence ATGAGTAAGAAAAAAATCAAGAACAAAAAGGGAGACATTTCCCCCGATCTTCGAGATCACATTCAGGCACTCAACCTTAAAACGGTTGAGGAGTATCGTAAATGGTGCGATCAACATGGATTCTGTAACAGGACGAATAAAAAGTGGAAAGTTCTCTATCGCGAACGAGTATTCTATGAGCGAACGCTGGAAGAAGAAAAATGGATCCATGAAAAGAGAATGCAGAATAAACTGCACGGCATGATACAGCATATTTGTCGCGGAAATCTGTTAGCCAAAGATGTGAGTCAATCAGAACAAAAGATTCTGTGTGCGTTAGTTTATGAAAATTCAAAACGAAGACGCCGTCCCAAGGTAAAAACTCGAATTTTGGAACGTGTGCTTGAGTATCTGGAACCATGGACACAGTTTTTCGAAGCCGGATATGTAATTCCTGGTCTGGAAAATTCACCCTTTAATACATATTTGGGGGGACTGTTTTGGATCACAGAACGTTATGCCGACTGGATTCGCCCCATCGAGAAATGGAAACCGCGGACGAATAACGCACGTCAGATGTTTGCTTCGTTGCTTCGTCATCTGTTTGGATATTATGAAGTACCCAGTTTTTTTGACAGCGTCTGGTTTCTGAATCCTTCAAAAGAAGCAAGGCAGATGCAGAAATGGTATCTAAATACAGGCAGAGGAATCAGAATTCCCATCAGGGAATTTCCGATTCCCTACACCAGAAAAATGTTACATCATTTTCTGCAGGCTCCTGCTCGTCACAATGTTTATCAGGCAGTGCGTTATGCGCAAATTAAAAACATGGGCGGCAGCGAGCGACAGATTGATGCCATGTTGGCAACTCGTCTGGGAAGAAGCTTTGAAGACGAGTCGTTCTGGGTTACCGTGATTCGCTGGTTTATTGCACATCCGATTCTGGATCCGGCCAGATATGAATCCATTATCGGCTATATTCAATACCATCGATTTGGTTCCCATACTTTCTTTCAGAATCAGGAAGATCGTGAACAGCATCCTCCAATACTACCTAATTTTACGATCAAAGACCGTCATCCGGAAACACTGTTAAGAGCAGTAGAGGATTGGCAACATGAATTTGAAATGAGAAGTAATAACGAGAATCAAACTGGAGTTTGGGAGCATTCATCAATCAATGAGTTTGAACTGTATGAGGGATCGGATGAATGTAAATATCTCATCTGTTGGACGATACGTGAATTGTTGGACGCAGATGCGCTTTACATTGAAGGACAAAAGATGAACCATTGTGTGGCAACATATGCTTCTTTGTGTGAAGAGGGAACGTGTTCGATCTGGTCGCTGGAACGCGAAACATTTGATGGCTGTTCGAAAGTGCTGACGATTGAAGTAAGAAACTCTACTAAAACGATTAATGAAGTACGAGGAAATTCAAACCGAATTGCAACAGCATACGAAACAAAAATACTGAAGCGTTGGGCTGACCAGGCAGGTTTGACTTTAAATCTTCAAGCATAA